A window from Mixophyes fleayi isolate aMixFle1 chromosome 12, aMixFle1.hap1, whole genome shotgun sequence encodes these proteins:
- the ZBTB42 gene encoding zinc finger and BTB domain-containing protein 42 isoform X2: protein MEFPDHSRQLLQCLSQQRHQGFLCDCTVLVGEARFQAHRAVLASCSMYFHLFYRDQLDKRDIVHLNSDIVTAPAFSLLLQFMYEGKLEFNNLPVEDVLAAASYLHMYDIVKVCKGKLKDKEVNSGEKNGEDGSDLEKEDGFSDADGQRGHLLSAENKEKISTPECEKPIWKEKVCGLPGWTPDLKGVSSVSTEAVTCKTTAGKTKASVNSSSCPLSQRSANHTQPPSDGDCALDLSFKPISGRDSLYPSYIFGQLASDSQQQGTVPLVKDEQDLLSEQEDSEGKSPKSQHVGNSAKSLMTGLGHMFTGNGNSHVREDDLYHDRDESEDDMDSSDISTSGVLVSPGQICICPLCSKVFPSPHVLQLHLSSHFRDRDGSRIKMSPDGSVPTCTICGKTFSCMYTLKRHERTHSGEKPYTCGQCGKSFQYSHNLSRHAVVHTREKPHACKWCERRFTQSGDLYRHIRKFHCGLVKSLVV from the coding sequence ATGGAGTTTCCAGACCATAGCCGCCAGTTGCTGCAATGTCTGAGTCAGCAGCGTCACCAGGGTTtcctgtgtgactgtactgtttTAGTTGGAGAAGCTCGATTCCAAGCTCACAGGGCTGTGTTGGCGTCTTGCAGCATGTACTTCCATCTTTTCTACAGGGACCAACTAGACAAAAGGGACATTGTGCATCTGAACAGTGACATTGTCACGGCCCCGGCATTCAGCCTGCTGCTTCAATTCATGTACGAGGGGAAGCTGGAATTCAACAATCTTCCAGTAGAAGATGTTCTGGCCGCTGCAAGCTATCTGCACATGTATGACATTGTAAAAGTCTGCAAGGGCAAGCTGAAAGATAAAGAAGTGAATTCTGGAGAGAAAAACGGTGAGGACGGTTCTGACTTGGAGAAAGAGGACGGCTTCTCTGACGCCGACGGGCAACGAGGGCATCTCTTAAGtgcagaaaataaagaaaagatcTCCACTCCAGAATGTGAGAAGCCTATCTGGAAGGAAAAGGTCTGCGGGCTTCCCGGCTGGACCCCTGATTTGAAAGGTGTCAGTTCGGTTTCGACTGAGGCTGTAACGTGCAAGACAACAGCTGGAAAAACAAAAGCCAGTGTCAATAGTTCCTCATGCCCTTTGTCCCAGAGATCTGCTAACCATACACAGCCTCCAAGTGATGGCGATTGTGCTCTAGATTTGTCTTTCAAGCCAATTTCTGGGAGAGATTCCTTATACCCCTCCTACATCTTTGGACAGCTGGCTTCCGACAGCCAGCAGCAGGGCACTGTGCCACTTGTTAAGGATGAACAAGACTTGCTGTCAGAACAGGAGGACAGTGAAGGAAAGAGTCCAAAGAGTCAACATGTTGGGAATTCAGCCAAAAGCCTAATGACAGGGTTAGGACACATGTTCACAGGAAATGGAAATTCTCACGTTAGGGAAGATGACTTGTATCACGATCGAGACGAGAGTGAAGATGACATGGATTCCTCAGATATTTCCACGTCAGGTGTCCTTGTGTCCCCGGGACAAATTTGCATATGCCCTCTATGTAGCAAAGTTTTTCCAAGTCCGCACGTTTTGCAACTTCATCTCAGCTCTCACTTCCGAGACAGGGACGGTTCCCGCATCAAAATGTCCCCGGATGGTTCTGTCCCCACCTGCACTATCTGCGGTAAAACTTTCTCCTGTATGTACACGCTAAAAAGACACGAACGCACGCACTCGGGCGAAAAGCCCTACACCTGCGGCCAGTGTGGAAAAAGTTTCCAATATTCCCATAATCTCAGCCGCCACGCCGTGGTCCACACTAGGGAAAAGCCACACGCGTGCAAATGGTGCGAGAGACGTTTTACCCAGTCAGGTGACTTGTACAGACACATTCGTAAGTTTCACTGTGGCCTAGTAAAGTCATTGGTTGTTTAG
- the ZBTB42 gene encoding zinc finger and BTB domain-containing protein 42 isoform X1, which yields MKPQDPHKLWALNHTPAPGTPKPSCYEGRMEFPDHSRQLLQCLSQQRHQGFLCDCTVLVGEARFQAHRAVLASCSMYFHLFYRDQLDKRDIVHLNSDIVTAPAFSLLLQFMYEGKLEFNNLPVEDVLAAASYLHMYDIVKVCKGKLKDKEVNSGEKNGEDGSDLEKEDGFSDADGQRGHLLSAENKEKISTPECEKPIWKEKVCGLPGWTPDLKGVSSVSTEAVTCKTTAGKTKASVNSSSCPLSQRSANHTQPPSDGDCALDLSFKPISGRDSLYPSYIFGQLASDSQQQGTVPLVKDEQDLLSEQEDSEGKSPKSQHVGNSAKSLMTGLGHMFTGNGNSHVREDDLYHDRDESEDDMDSSDISTSGVLVSPGQICICPLCSKVFPSPHVLQLHLSSHFRDRDGSRIKMSPDGSVPTCTICGKTFSCMYTLKRHERTHSGEKPYTCGQCGKSFQYSHNLSRHAVVHTREKPHACKWCERRFTQSGDLYRHIRKFHCGLVKSLVV from the exons ATGAAGCCGCAGGATCCCCACAAACTCTGGGCTTTAAACCACACACCAGCCCCTGGAACCCCCAAACCCTCCT GTTATGAAGGAAGAATGGAGTTTCCAGACCATAGCCGCCAGTTGCTGCAATGTCTGAGTCAGCAGCGTCACCAGGGTTtcctgtgtgactgtactgtttTAGTTGGAGAAGCTCGATTCCAAGCTCACAGGGCTGTGTTGGCGTCTTGCAGCATGTACTTCCATCTTTTCTACAGGGACCAACTAGACAAAAGGGACATTGTGCATCTGAACAGTGACATTGTCACGGCCCCGGCATTCAGCCTGCTGCTTCAATTCATGTACGAGGGGAAGCTGGAATTCAACAATCTTCCAGTAGAAGATGTTCTGGCCGCTGCAAGCTATCTGCACATGTATGACATTGTAAAAGTCTGCAAGGGCAAGCTGAAAGATAAAGAAGTGAATTCTGGAGAGAAAAACGGTGAGGACGGTTCTGACTTGGAGAAAGAGGACGGCTTCTCTGACGCCGACGGGCAACGAGGGCATCTCTTAAGtgcagaaaataaagaaaagatcTCCACTCCAGAATGTGAGAAGCCTATCTGGAAGGAAAAGGTCTGCGGGCTTCCCGGCTGGACCCCTGATTTGAAAGGTGTCAGTTCGGTTTCGACTGAGGCTGTAACGTGCAAGACAACAGCTGGAAAAACAAAAGCCAGTGTCAATAGTTCCTCATGCCCTTTGTCCCAGAGATCTGCTAACCATACACAGCCTCCAAGTGATGGCGATTGTGCTCTAGATTTGTCTTTCAAGCCAATTTCTGGGAGAGATTCCTTATACCCCTCCTACATCTTTGGACAGCTGGCTTCCGACAGCCAGCAGCAGGGCACTGTGCCACTTGTTAAGGATGAACAAGACTTGCTGTCAGAACAGGAGGACAGTGAAGGAAAGAGTCCAAAGAGTCAACATGTTGGGAATTCAGCCAAAAGCCTAATGACAGGGTTAGGACACATGTTCACAGGAAATGGAAATTCTCACGTTAGGGAAGATGACTTGTATCACGATCGAGACGAGAGTGAAGATGACATGGATTCCTCAGATATTTCCACGTCAGGTGTCCTTGTGTCCCCGGGACAAATTTGCATATGCCCTCTATGTAGCAAAGTTTTTCCAAGTCCGCACGTTTTGCAACTTCATCTCAGCTCTCACTTCCGAGACAGGGACGGTTCCCGCATCAAAATGTCCCCGGATGGTTCTGTCCCCACCTGCACTATCTGCGGTAAAACTTTCTCCTGTATGTACACGCTAAAAAGACACGAACGCACGCACTCGGGCGAAAAGCCCTACACCTGCGGCCAGTGTGGAAAAAGTTTCCAATATTCCCATAATCTCAGCCGCCACGCCGTGGTCCACACTAGGGAAAAGCCACACGCGTGCAAATGGTGCGAGAGACGTTTTACCCAGTCAGGTGACTTGTACAGACACATTCGTAAGTTTCACTGTGGCCTAGTAAAGTCATTGGTTGTTTAG